A genomic segment from Phalacrocorax aristotelis chromosome 16, bGulAri2.1, whole genome shotgun sequence encodes:
- the PPP1R27 gene encoding protein phosphatase 1 regulatory subunit 27 has protein sequence MKDYYPVSLPRYSRYAQRLRASRTVRFPNDIVFQDHIRQGDLEQVGRFIRARKVTLDTIYPSGMAALHEAVLTGNLDCVKLLVKYGADIHQKDENGWTPLHMACSDGYADIARYLLSLGASLEATTDAGEKPSDLIDPEYKDLVELFQATTMD, from the exons ATGAAGGACTATTACCCAGTCTCACTGCCCCGCTACAGTCGGTACGCCCAGAGACTGAGAGCCTCACGCACTGTGCGCTTCCCTAATGACATCGTCTTTCAGGACCACATCAGGCAGGGGGACCTGGAGCAGGTGGGCAGATTCATACGTGCCAGGAAGGTGACGCTGGACACCATCTACCCTTCTG GCATGGCGGCCCTCCATGAAGCTGTGCTTACTGGAAACCTGGACTGTGTCAAGCTCCTGGTTAAATATGGCGCTGACATCCACCAGAAGGATGAGAATGGGTGGACGCCCCTGCACATGGCATGCAGTGATGGCTACGCTGACATTGCCAG GTACCTCCTCTCCCTCGGGGCCAGCCTGGAGGCCACCACCGATGCTGGGGAGAAGCCCTCGGACCTCATCGACCCCGAGTACAAGGACCTGGTGGAGCTCTTCCAAGCCACCACGATGGACTGa
- the MCRIP1 gene encoding mapk-regulated corepressor-interacting protein 1 produces the protein MASSPVSRVVYNGKRSGGPRSPGAGSEIFTPAHEENVRFIYEAWQCVERDLRSQMGSERSLVEEYVEKMPNPSLKAFKPVDLSDLKRRNTQDAKKS, from the exons ATGGCCAG CTCCCCCGTGTCCCGCGTGGTCTATAACGGCAAGCGGAGCGGCGGCCCGCGCTCCCCCGGCGCCGGCAGTGAGATTTTCACGCCTGCCCACGAGGAGAACGTGCGCTTCATCTATGAGG CCTGGCAGTGTGTGGAGCGTGACCTGCGCAGCCAGATGGGCTCTGAGCGCAGCCTGGTCGAGGAGTACGTGGAGAAGATGCCGAACCCCAGCCTCAAAg CGTTTAAACCTGTCGATCTGAGTGATCTGAAGAGGAGGAATACACAGGATGCAAAGAAGTCCTAA